gtagactataactggtttatacctgtaggctatgacttgtttataactgtaggctatgactggtttataactgtaggctatgactggtttataactgtagactataactggtttatacctgtaggctatgactggtttatacctgtaggctatgactggtttataactgtaggctatgactggtttataactgtagactatgactggtttataactgtagactataactggtttataactgtaggctatgactggtttataactgtaggctatgactggtttataactgtaggctataactggtttataactgtaggctatgactggtttataactgtagactataactggtttataaccgGCGGCTATGACAGTTATAAACTAGTCATAACCTACTGTGTTGGTTTTGATGAGATTTAATTGCCCTAGTTTACCACCAGACCCAAATATGTGGCATTAATTTACCAAAGATGTTTTCTCAAGCACATAAAAGTGAAAACTGACAGAAAGGAGAACTTTAAAAGAGTCGTTCAGGTTATGTTTTGGGTTTCTCACCACACCCGCCTTCTGCTGGCTGCCTgcggtcacttcctgtcattggTCAATCCTGTTGTATTTAAATGAAACGGAATCTCTTTATAAAATGGGAATTTTCAGGTGATGATGTGATATTAGAACTGTGGCTCTGTTTGCAGTAGCCTGTTAATCGTGATACTCATTATAATCGGTGTTTATTGGGCGTCTAGTAAAAGTGATCTGACCGTCTCACTAGAAGTGTGTCTGTCTCCAACAAGCCTGAAGCCCTTTGCTTTGTGTTGGCACTAGTGTTTGCTTAATGCTTGTAAGGCCTCTTATTGGTCTCTTTGCAGAGCCTCAATGTTGCCTTCAGGAGCAGTCCAGCCTTCTGGTGTATGCAGGTCTAAATGGGGGGGTCTTGGTAGGATCAAGGGGACTAATGATATATTTATGCTAAGTTTCGTAGCTTGGATTTTCCCTGAAAGCTCCCTTTTGCTTTAATGTTTTACAGCATAAATGCTGTCaggaaggattggtttgttgGTGATATTGGTCTCCAGAGCTACAGCTGGTTCTGAAAGAGACAGGAGCCATAATTTAATTATGTCATACTTAACAAAATAACTTATGCATCACTACTTTATATAGTGTAAAATATACATAATGGTTTTGAGCGCCACATTATAAAATGATGTTTGCTTCACATATTTTAACAGAAATACATGTTTGGCTAATATATTTTAgaaatgaatggattttaaagCTTTTGTGCATATGTGGGATATATGTATCTGCACATAAGAGCATCGGGGACTCGTGAAGCACAGTGACAGAAGCTTTTCCCTTCTTACTCCTGGATTATGAAAAGGCTTTAAAATGTCCTCGTTAATAAAAGGTGGTGAAATACTGCTGATTTAGATGGTGAATCTCACTATGTTTTGAAGGTTTATTCAATTTTTGTGTCTGGAATGTTGAAAAATGAGGAATCaagttctgctgtttttatttctgctctcACAAACACTTTAATGACAGATCTAGAAATGTTCCTGTAACAGGCGACACATACATACAAATCTACtgaaattatttaaatgttgaaatgcaataaaagcatcaTCTCTGCTCAGAACGGTCTGACCATTCTTGCCCTTTGAGCTGTTTTTAATGGAGGAAATCCTATCAAAAGAAGGCATGAAAAGTATTTTTTGATCTTTGATCCTAAAGGTTTATACTTGAAATCTCTGATAGAAGAAAGAGCATAATTGTTACTTGTGTGTTAAAACTATGAGGAAAAGGAGATGAGGTTCTACAAGTGACCCACAGAACCTTTAAAACTACAGCTCATGGAGGCTGAGGAGCCCACGTTCCTCCAGGAGAATCTTCTCAGGATCAGAGGCCTCCTGGTGGCTTCTGCTCCAAGACAGAAgacaagaggagagaaaagggcaaCATCCCATTCCAATCATAGGAACCTTCTAAAAGGTTCAGAGGTAACTGAAATAAATCTCAGATATGACAAAAGCACAGGAGGCCCCACAAGGCCAAGAGGGCAGACCGCCCGACCTGGGGGCCACCACATACCAAGACCAAAGGACTCAGACCACGGCCCCCAGGAGCCATGTGCTTCTGTTGCCTCTCTCTGTATCATCTACAGGTATCCCCGACCTCATAGACACTTCACTTTATTCCCTAATAACTCAAGCTCCATCTGTCTTAGGTACATTCTCATGCACTCCTCTGAATCCTCATCATTATGAATATATCTGTCACGGTTCAACAGTTATCCACCGCTTGTCACCTGATGTCTTTGTTCTTTTGAGATTTAAAAAACCTCTGTCCTTAACAAATGTAAGTTTACCAGAGTGGAACCTGTTTTGGGAACGTTCTGGAACTGTGTTTTATCCATCACTTCTGCTAAAAAACGACTGctcagtcttttattttgattgaAATTTTCCTGACATTCCCTGGTTCTTTGGTTTATTTCTTATTGTTATTTCTTTCCCTCGTTTCCACGACAAAGTTGTTACCAGAAATATAAAAGCGTTTCCTTTCAATGGAAAACTCAGGCGCGTTCACGACTGAAAGCGCTGTAGCGAGCATGCcgggccagtaggtggcgatatTCCATGTTCAGTATTAGTTGTAGCAGTAGTGGTATCTAGTatcaattaatctttatttatatggcacctGTTTATATAGACCGTgtccttttattaaaaagagaGTATTGACACAGTAAGTCAACATTTTCTTGCAGCAGCGACAACAAACGTAGCATTTAGCGGCACATGTTGCTCGGTAGCTGTCGTTGTTGATCCTCGGGCGGGCGCTACCTCGCCTAAGCGTAATGCGCATGCGCCACGCGTCACCGTTTTCATTCAAACCGGCGCTTCCTGTTTGTACGGGGGCGAAAAGAGAAACATTTTCAAAACGCTTCACTCTGAGGCCCAGTTTCCAAAGCGTGAGGGTTCCGAAACGCAAACAAACCCGTCGGCTCCCGTGGGTTAACCGGGCCATTAAATAAAGTTGGGTTCAACCTAACTACgggcggagggggaggggcatcCCGGGACGTGTTCCGGTTCAACCTCTCCCGCTCAGGCCAAGATGCGGCCCTGTGATTGGTTGATTTAAACGTGTTTTACCGGAGCTCATTGGGTGATTTTAAACGGTTGCTGTGCTGCGCTTGATTCAAAAGAAGTTGTAGCTTTTAGCGGCTGCTTGTGCTCTGGAGACACGGGATCCGAAGCGAAGCCTATTCAGGTAACAGTCCTACTTCTTTATGGTTCATGGAGCTCGTTGGTCTAAAACCTCCTGGTCATCGCAGTCGTGGATGTTGTGCTTAAGCTGTCGTTAACGAGCCCAACACCGACTGAGCTAAAACTCTGGGTTAGTGTCGAGGGCCAACAGGGGGTGACACTTGCGTCCCCCTGGATGTTGGATATCGGAATTATGGAGCCTCGGAACCAGGCTCAGGCGCTTTAGAAGAAGCGTCCACATTGCTCAGTGTTGCTGATGAACAGTTGCATTAACGTTTCTTTACATTAAGTCATTTGGGTCCAAATGCTATAACACATTTAACGCTCAAACCTCCTGTTGACGTCTTTTTAAAGGGCCACTATTTAGCAGCATATTAAACTCAACAATGTAAACTCCTCATTTGCATTCTTCCCCGCAGAAAATCATGGAGGACTACCTGAAAATAGAGAAAATCGGTGAAGGTTGGTCTTAAAGTTTCAGATGTGCAGCTCGAGGTTGATCGAAcataaaatgttcatttccaGGTGACGGACTGTAGGTTTCTTGCAGGTACCTATGGGGTGGTTTACAAGGGCAGGCACAAGACCACGGGCCAGGTGGTGGCCATGAAGAAGATCCGTCTGGAGAGTGAAGAAGAGGGGGTTCCGAGCACCGCCGTCAGAGAGGTGtccctgctgcaggagctgaagcaTCCCAATGTTGTCCGGTAGGCCTCCGATTCCTGTCCCCGGATCTGTCACTGACACTTGTGAACGCTTCAGTCGGTGCGGCTGGTGGCATCACACGTCCTGGAGGTATTGAGGCAAGCGTGCAGGATTGGTTTGCTCCTCAAAAGTCTGAATAAAGCAGGATTTTGGAGGCATGTTGGCGTCGGTCCATCAGGAATGGAACGGGCCGCCCAGTCTATGGGTCTGTTGGCGTGACGTAAACACCCAAATCGCCATCAGAGTATCCACGTTGGCGTGTGGACATGCTTGATCACACGAGTGGTGTCTTTAATCTGTAAATAAAAGTATCAGAAGAGGGATGTGATGTAGCTGCAGCGTTCACCTGCAGTGAGGCCTGTTTGAGCTGAACCCCACAACCTTCTGACATGCTCCAAACATGGCTGATCCCTCTTGGAATGCATTTCTGATGGCCTGTAAATGCTTCTGGTGCCACTATTACACTGCTGGTCTCATTGCTCGCGCTGTTCGGGTTTCTCTGCTCGGCTAAATGGGCCCGGTGTGTTCATGTGTGGATCCTAGGCTCCTGGATGTTCTGATGCAAGAGTCTCGGCTTTACCTCATCTTTGAGTTCCTGTCCATGGACCTGAAGAAGTACCTGGACTCCATCCCGCCGGGCCAGTACATGGACCCTATGCTGGTGAAGGTGAGTCTCTGATGGGCTTTTGTGTTAAACTTCTATTGACGTAATGGTGCGCACAGCTTTCAGGACACGCTATCTCTGTCTGCACGTTGACGCGTCTGTTGCTGTGCCTCCAGAGTTACCTGTACCAGATCCTGGAGGGCATTTACTTCTGTCACTGCCGCCGAGTCCTCCACCGAGACCTGAAGCCACAAAACCTCCTGATTGACAACAAAGGAGTCATCAAATTGGCAGATTTCGGCCTGGCGCGGGCCTTTGGCGTTCCTGTCCGAGTCTACACTCATGAGGTCAGGGTGGATTTAGCACGGTGACTGGTCACATCTGAGCCTCCCCGTCCCACCAACACACCTTTCTGTTGCCCAGGTGGTGACGCTGTGGTACCGCGCTCCCGAGGTTCTCCTGGGTTCACCCCGATACTCCACCCCCGTGGATGTCTGGAGCACAGGGACCATCTTTGCTGAACTGGCCACCAAGAAGCCTCTGTTTCATGGAGACTCGGAGATAGATCAGCTCTTCAGGATTTTCAGGTAAAGGTCGTGGGCGGGGCCTCGGCGTCACCTGCTGTGTAAATAACGCTATGTGGATGTGTGAAGTGACGTGAATGTGGCTTGTTCCATAATTTGGAGACGTGTGCGTTTAAAACTAATAGGAAAATTCTTGCATAAATATTTGCAGGGTGCAAGCTTAAAATATCGGAGCGATGCAGGTGTGAGTAGGTTGGTTTGGGACAGGTTTACCTGCCAGTGACGGAGCTCTGCAAATCATTGTTTCTCTCCAATCATGTGGGCTCAGCTCACCCTGACCCAGCTTGTCCACGAGGAGAGCGTCTTCCAGAACCTCTTTCTTTGTGGTTTCCTCAGATGCTCTGTAGGGTTGTGCTTTTCTATGAGGCTAACTAGTCAGGAAGGCTCGAGGCCCCGTCTGGACAACGGTGTCTCCCGGGTCCCTGAGCAGACGGCAGCAGGAAGACCCAAACACTGTAGTGCACACGTCGGGCCAGAAGGTGGCGGTAACGAGCCAGACACGCTTGTGCTGTCCTCAGAGCTGTCAGGAAGTGCGTGATAACACGtaaacatctgcagaacaaCGGTGATTTAAGTGGCGAGCGACAAAGTTTTACAGTGGACCGACGATGAGGGGGAGTGGCCTCTATGAGCACGATGCTAAAGACTAGCTGAGGATGTGCATTAGAGGCTAATGTGGCTATGGTTCTTCTTCATTTGGTCTACGAGGGCTGCGCCCCCTcggtggcctgtgtgtgtgtgtgtgtgtcccttttGCTTGCTGATGTTGAGGACTGTACTTTTAGGACTCTGGGAACCCCCAACAATGACGTGTGGCCTGATGTTGAAAGCTTACCTGACTACAAAAATACCTTCCCCAAGTGGAAGAGCGGGAACTTGTCCGtgaagaacctggagaagaacGGCCTGGACCTTCTAGCGGTAAGGATTCAGACAAGAGCTTTGTTTTATATCGTAGTACTTTAAGAACATTACACGGGGAAGTTATTACGGGTGTTATTACGGTCACACGTGATGCTGGATGTGTAGCCAGGTTCCAGCAGATGTCAGGGTGCTTCAGCCTTCACGTTTGACTAATCGGCTTCTCCGTCCGTCTCTGGTAGAAAATGCTGACCTACAACCCCCCTAAGCGGATCTCTGCTCGCCAAGCCATGACGCATCCCTACTTTGATGACTTGGATAAATCCACCCTCCCGTCTGCCATCATCAACAACATTTAAACCTGTATATAGAAACTATAACTCTCATCGTTctgtaaatatgtgtgtgtctcaaTCTTGACTGAAACTTTGTTTCAAGTGtcttcaataaaaataaaaaactattATGTCACCATATTTTTCATAAGTGAACATTGAGGTTCTAACCAGAACCCCGTAAAGGCTGAAACCATTTCACTTTGTTTACACCATTGCTAGGTTTGGTGTTTTTAACAATGCTAAACTGGTAAACTACCACATCTTCCTGCTCAACACAAAGTGGGACACAAATCACAACTATGCTTTAAgccataggtgtcaaactctggcccgtgggccaaatttggcctgcAATGTAACTATAGGAGCCagatgaggaggggagagaagatgaggggagaggagaggagaccatgacccagcagggttccagcatcctggtgatcaggtgatcctgttactggaccccggcagcctcggcctctagcagcagaaccaagatattaacctaataattagacgaccccctaagtgtgataATTATGTCCAGGATAATAACTACAGAATTCCTGACTATCAGCTTCTCAAAGAGGAGGGTTTGAAGCCTGATCTGATACAGATGGAGTCAGCcccctgtacctggacagggagctggttccacagcagttTTTCAGCATCAGTCAAGAAGTTGGAGAACTCAGACAGGGACTCTGGATGTGGACCAGCAAGGGGCCCACAGACAATCAAAACACAACTGTTCTCCAGTCCAGATGAGAAGAGTCAGACTTTCAAATGAGCTGTGGCCATGTTGGGTTTGGGGTTGTTCATCACTAAAATGTTACTGTCATTATTTGGTCACTAAACACTGGCCAAGAGTTGGACATTCACCATTgatttaatgtaaagaaaagTTAAGTTCCTACTGAGCACAATTCATCAGTTTGATCAGGGGCAGCAGACTTCAGCAAGCAGCAGGGGTTAAAGCTCgttttaggttttaggggttagggttaggttttatgggttagggttaggttttatgggttagggctaggttttaggggttagggttagggctaggttttaggggttagggatacaggttagggttaggttttagtgGTTCGGGATACacgttagggctagggttaggttttagggatTCGGgatagaggttagggttaggttttaggggttagggatacaggttagggttagggctaggttttaggggttaaggatacaggttagggttagggctagggttaggctttaggggttagggatataggttagggttaaggttaagttttaggggttagggatacaggttagggttagggctaggttttaggggttagggatacaggttagggctagggctaggttTTATGGGTTAGGGatacaggttagggttaggggtaggttttaggggttaaggatacaggttagggttagggctaggttttaggggttagggatacaggttagggttaggggtaggttttagcagttagggttaaggctaggttttaggggtaggggtaggtttttggggttagggttaggggtaggttttaagggttaggggaaggttttagggtttagggtttaggctaggttttaggggttagggttaggcctagaTTCCAGGGGTTAGGATTAagttttaggggttaggattaggttttaggggttagggttaggttttaggggttagattTAGGGCTACATAtaaggggttaggattaggattagggctACATAtaaagggttaggattaggttttaggggttaggattaggtttaggggttaggattaggtttaggggttagggttaggttttaggggttaggtttagggctacATTTTAGGGGtaagggttaggttttaggggtaaggattaggttttaggggttaggtttaggttttaggggttaggattaggttttaggggttaggttaggttttaggggttaggattaggttttaggggttaggattaggttttaggggttagattaggttttaggggttaggtttagggctacATTtaaggggttaggattaggttttaggggttagattaggttttaggggttaggtttagggctacATTTTAGGGGtaagggttaggttttaggggtaaGGATTCgtttttaggggttaggtttaggttttaggggttaggattaggttttaggggttaggtttagggctacATTTaaggggttaggattagtttttaggggttaggtttaggttttaggggttaggattaggttttaggggttaggttaggatttaggggttagggttagggctacattttaggggttagggttaggttttaggggttagggttagggctacaTTTTAGGGGtaagggttaggttttaggggtaaggattaggttttaggggttaggtttaggttttaggggttaggattaggttttaggggttaggttaggttttaggggttaggttttaggggttaggtttaggttttaggggttaggattaggttttacgggttaggatttaggggttaggtttaggttttaggggttaggattaggttttaggggttaggttaggttttaggggttaggtttagggctacatttaaggggttagggttaggttttaggggttagggttagactgcTGACGTGTGCACGGCTCAGGCATAACTGCACAATTCTCAGTGCACAGAGAACACGAGGCTGCAGATCACCTGTCAccgtctttttattttattgctttGTCTGCATTTACTTGAGGGCGGTGATTGTAATTTACAATTAAAACTCAATCGAATAACTGTTGAGTCATGGTTGATAGCTGAGAGTCAGGGTCTC
This sequence is a window from Takifugu rubripes unplaced genomic scaffold, fTakRub1.2, whole genome shotgun sequence. Protein-coding genes within it:
- the LOC101064374 gene encoding cyclin-dependent kinase 1, with the translated sequence MEDYLKIEKIGEGTYGVVYKGRHKTTGQVVAMKKIRLESEEEGVPSTAVREVSLLQELKHPNVVRLLDVLMQESRLYLIFEFLSMDLKKYLDSIPPGQYMDPMLVKSYLYQILEGIYFCHCRRVLHRDLKPQNLLIDNKGVIKLADFGLARAFGVPVRVYTHEVVTLWYRAPEVLLGSPRYSTPVDVWSTGTIFAELATKKPLFHGDSEIDQLFRIFRTLGTPNNDVWPDVESLPDYKNTFPKWKSGNLSVKNLEKNGLDLLAKMLTYNPPKRISARQAMTHPYFDDLDKSTLPSAIINNI